A section of the Papaver somniferum cultivar HN1 unplaced genomic scaffold, ASM357369v1 unplaced-scaffold_32, whole genome shotgun sequence genome encodes:
- the LOC113341915 gene encoding uncharacterized protein LOC113341915, whose amino-acid sequence MEHSQRGLNDLRRRDIVKQKIKDWKPYIILLQETKIQQCNDLIVWKCWSKKSVQWLDSPSQGSSGGNLCLWDSDKIEVLDSLIVPYSISLHCENVENSFECIFTGVYASCASNSDEVKLFWRDIKEVRCFWDYPWVIGGDFNEIRYTHERSSGGEVTARMRRFNNFISKHHLIDLPLLGATFTWTNNQANYALFFCKKLQLLKVKLKEWRKLEFGDVDRRLEELENIFVNLDAEENANNGISQDKWEERIKARQEYCKLTITGAEKWRSRSRTQSYRTVTMEGMDFSSDDMSLWLERDIDKEECVSAIKSLGQNKAPRTDGFPTSFYKLCWEVLKEDFMKVVKELQHNNFLDWRLQNTFIALIPKKNIIEEIKDLRPISLVNGAYKIVSKILAERFKQCLPHIISPNQTTFIKKMQFLDGVLIANELIDLRIRSGKPGILYKIYFEKTFDHVNWDFLDEILSLMGFGTKWRTWIRRWVEFAKFYVLVNGSVAGYFKIKKGIRQGDPISPFLFLLVGEALNFMIKQAQEQGILTGFQVKPDVKIVSHLQFADDTLIFLDADVEQVRNLRLVLLSFEILTGLKINFSKSQIYGVGYDGDLSIFSSILGYYHGSLPTCYLGLPLGDKKKKFGGLGIKNLQLFNKDLLSKWSWIFAVEDNPLWKSIVVEKYGFGVVDWVSKNPKCSYGHSVWRGIMKHNAAFSKHVKFKVNNGIHVRFWDDNLLIWFLSKFNLDSDDELQWGLTKNAKFLVKSLYDKLIMEENPDPIDTVFAHIWKLNCPPKTSFFLWLIAHKRLSTRDFLIRRGVNVPADCLFCDEVESCSHLLLHCNFARKIWEEFFNFWCISKERNAKVFTDKRSTARIVVKKAIYCLFTWALAIKDFESLNCSDVMKDWNKLYFDPH is encoded by the exons ATGGAGCACTCTCAAAG AGGTCTTAATGATCTACGTAGAAGAGACATTGTGAAGCAAAAGATCAAAGATTGGAAACCATATATTATTCTTCTTCAAGAAACTAAAATTCAACAATGTAATGATCTTATTGTTTGGAAATGTTGGAGCAAAAAGTCTGTGCAATGGCTAGATTCTCCTTCACAAGGAAGCTCAGGTGGTAATCTTTGTTTGTGGGATTCAGATAAAATTGAAGTGTTGGATTCTCTTATTGTCCCTTATTCCATCAGTCTTCACTGTGAAAATGTTGAGAACTCTTTCGAATGTATATTCACTGGTGTTTATGCATCATGTGCTTCTAATTCTGATGAAGTAAAATTGTTTTGGAGAGACATAAAAGAAGTCAGATGTTTTTGGGATTACCCATGGGTTATTGGTGGAGATTTTAATGAAATAAGATATACTCATGAGAGATCTTCTGGAGGTGAAGTTACTGCAAGAATGAGGAGGTTTAATAATTTTATTTCTAAACACCACTTAATTGATTTACCCCTTCTTGGAGCAACATTCACTTGGACAAATAATCAGGCTAATTAT GCTTTGTTTTTTTGCAAGAAATTACAGCTTCTTAAAGTAAAGTTGAAAGAATGGAGAAAACTGGAATTTGGGGATGTAGATAGAAGATTGGAGGAGTTAGAAAACATCTTTGTGAATTTAGATGCTGAGGAAAATGCTAACAATGGTATTAGTCAAGATAAATGGGAGGAGAGGATCAAAGCCAGGCAAGAGTATTGTAAGCTCACAATTACTGGAGCAGAAAAATGGAGAAGCAGATCAAGA ACTCAAAGCTATAGAACTGTTACTATGGAGGGCATGGATTTTTCTAGTGATGACATGAGTTTATGGCTGGAAAGAGATATTGATAAAGAAGAATGTGTTTCTGCTATCAAATCACTTGGTCAAAACAAAGCTCCAAGGACAGATGGTTTTCCCACCAGCTTCTATAAATTATGTTGGGAAGTTCTCAAAGAAGATTTTATGAAAGTTGTTAAGGAATTGCAGCATAATAACTTTCTTGATTGGAGATTACAAAACACCTTTATTGCATTAATTCCCAAAAAGAATATTATTGAGGAGATTAAAGATCTTAGACCTATAAGTTTGGTTAATGGTGCATACAAGATTGTTTCAAAGATTCTTGCTGAGAGGTTCAAGCAGTGCCTTCCTCATATCATTTCTCCAAATCAAAcaacttttatcaaaaaaatgCAATTTCTTGATGGTGTTCTAATTgctaatgagttgattgatttaAGAATAAGAAGTGGTAAACCAGGTATTCTCTACAAAATTTACTTTGAAAAAACTTTTGATCATGTAAATTGGGATTTTCTTGATGAAATTCTGTCTCTTATGGGTTTTGGCACTAAGTGGAGAACTTGGATTAGAAGGTGGGTTGAATTTGCAAAATTCTATGTTCTTGTAAATGGAAGTGTTGCAGGTTATTTCAAAATCAAGAAGGGTATAAGGCAAGGAGACCCAatttctcccttcttatttcttcTTGTAGGTGAGGCTCTCAATTTCATGATCAAGCAAGCTCAAGAACAAGGCATTCTCACAGGTTTTCAAGTCAAGCCAGATGTTAAGATTGTAAGCCACCTACAATTTGCAGATGACACCTTAATCTTCTTAGATGCTGATGTGGAGCAGGTTAGAAATCTTAGATTGGTTTTATTGTCATTTGAAATCCTTACTGGCTTGAagatcaatttttccaaaagtcAAATATATGGTGTTGGTTATGATGGTGATCTCTCAATTTTCTCTTCTATATTGGGCTATTATCATGGTTCCCTTCCTACTTGTTATCTTGGTCTTCCTCTTGGTGACAA gaaaaagaaatttggtggtCTTGGTATTAAAAATCTACAGTTATTCAATAAAGATTTACTCTCAAAGTGGTCATGgatatttgcagttgaagataaCCCACTCTGGAAGTCTATTGTGGTTGAAAAATATGGTTTTGGTGTAGTGGATTGGGTCTCTAAGAATCCTAAATGCTCTTATGGTCATTCAGTTTGGAGAGGAATTATGAAACATAATGCAGCTTTCTCAAAACATGTGAAGTTCAAAGTTAACAATGGCATTCATGTCAGATTTTGGGATGACAACT TGCTGATCTGGTTTCTTTCAAAATTTAATCTTGATTCTGATGATGAGCTGCAATGGGGATTAACAAAGAATGCTAAATTTTTAGTTAAGTCTCTTTATGACAAACTGATTATGGAGGAGAACCCTGATCCAATAGACACTGTTTTTGCTCATATATGGAAACTTAATtgtccaccaaagacaagtttctTTCTTTGGCTCATTGCTCATAAGAGATTGTCAACTAGAGATTTCTTAATCAGGAGAGGTGTGAATGTGCCAGCAGATTGCTTATTCTGTGATGAAGTTGAATCTTGCTCTCACTTGCTTCTTCATTGCAATTTTGCTAGAAAAATTTGGGAGGAATTCTTTA ATTTTTGGTGCATCTCGAAAGAGAGGAATGCCAAGGTCTTCACTGACAAGAGAAGTACTGCAAGAATAGTAGTCAAGAAAGCAATCTACTGCCTTTTTACTTGGGCTCTTGCCATAAAGGATTTTGAGTCTCTTAACTGCTCTGATGTTATGAAAGACTGGAACAAACTTTACTTTGATCCTCACTAA